In a genomic window of Schistocerca gregaria isolate iqSchGreg1 chromosome 5, iqSchGreg1.2, whole genome shotgun sequence:
- the LOC126272641 gene encoding uncharacterized transmembrane protein DDB_G0289901-like isoform X2: MNFYIAPLLLAFCVVASVQGHNAANSANLPASRGAQGAARGASFGAAGAARGASLGAGAARGASLGLGAARGASSSAGAARGFSAARGGGAARGAALNAGAARGAALNAGAARGAALNAGAARGAALNAGAARGAALNAGAARGLNFGAMGATGASAAANAAAARRAAALRTTATADRP, translated from the exons ATGAACTTCTACATAGCGCCGCTACTGCTCGCCTTTTGCGTCGTTGCCTCG GTGCAGGGTCACAATGCGGCAAACTCGGCGAACTTACCTGCCAGCAGAGGAGCGCAGGGTGCTGCCAGAGGAGCGTCTTTCGGCGCTGCTGGGGCGGCCAGAGGCGCGTCTCTCGGCGCAGGGGCGGCAAGGGGCGCGTCTCTCGGTTTGGGGGCAGCAAGAGGCGCTTCTTCTAGTGCGGGGGCAGCGAGGGGCTTTTCGGCAGCCAGAGGCGGGGGGGCGGCCCGAGGCGCAGCACTTAATGCGGGGGCAGCCAGGGGCGCTGCTCTGAATGCGGGGGCGGCCAGGGGCGCTGCTCTGAATGCAGGGGCGGCCAGGGGCGCTGCTCTCAATGCGGGGGCGGCTAGGGGCGCTGCTCTCAATGCGGGGGCTGCCAGGGGCTTGAACTTCGGTGCAATGGGGGCCACAGGTGCGTCTGCTGCTGCCAACGCCGCAGCAGCCAGAAGGGCAGCCGCACTGCGCACTACTGCCACAG